Proteins from one Halovivax limisalsi genomic window:
- the hpt gene encoding hypoxanthine/guanine phosphoribosyltransferase: MDQLERSLREAPIVEKDDGYQYFVHPVSDGVPKLDPGLLREIVIRIIRKARLDEVDRIVTPAAMGIHISTAVSLMTDLPLTVIRKREYGLDGEVAIAQRTGYSENEMYINDVRADERVLVLDDVLSTGGTLASVLAALDEIGAEVVDTVAVIKKVGGENAVDDAGYHVKTLVNVDVVDGEVVIVDADGDD, encoded by the coding sequence ATGGATCAACTGGAGCGGTCACTGCGCGAGGCCCCCATCGTCGAGAAAGACGACGGATACCAGTACTTCGTCCACCCCGTCAGCGACGGCGTCCCCAAACTCGATCCGGGCTTGCTCCGCGAGATCGTCATCCGGATCATCCGGAAGGCTCGCCTCGACGAGGTCGACCGGATCGTCACGCCGGCGGCGATGGGCATTCACATCTCGACGGCCGTCTCGCTCATGACCGACCTTCCCCTGACGGTCATCCGCAAGCGGGAGTACGGACTCGACGGCGAGGTCGCGATCGCACAGCGGACCGGCTACTCGGAGAACGAGATGTACATCAACGACGTGCGGGCCGACGAACGGGTCCTCGTCCTCGACGACGTGCTCTCGACCGGCGGGACGCTGGCCTCGGTGCTCGCCGCGCTCGACGAGATCGGCGCGGAGGTCGTCGACACCGTCGCCGTCATCAAGAAAGTCGGCGGCGAGAACGCGGTCGACGACGCGGGCTACCACGTCAAGACGCTCGTCAACGTCGACGTCGTCGACGGCGAGGTCGTCATCGTCGACGCCGACGGCGACGACTGA
- a CDS encoding ABC transporter substrate-binding protein: MPRRAFRPLKRRALLKTSGAAGIAALAGCTGGGDGSDGSDGGDGGDPSEELPDVELYDADGNRIEPLLIYDAGSSNAEDIAAEMKRNLESIGVNLQTEARPEVLGQDFNSEPLPDANPEEFEWGPVGYNAGPPDKTRTVYPWDLLIGIRANSYPRTPGDTDTFWQKDSAVNAYGYVPEADLNSMYEEFRNSTDQEERQDLIDQIMGTLTEELPANFMSQSLDFYGFQNDINTTDDFNAYGAELSQIERYRNDQTVGGDYIQLEGTPLSTLLPTEISDDNSAMRVALMSDGAYAIRKDDEVIPLHIGIEDSGDSTVWVCTVRDNLQFGQSADGTDYGQMTAEDWVFQLENLHAVGYDSPENVELWDGSSPPSESISSYSAVENVEQTGELEFQLELPEADPLFPLRPVIWGEMVLPKALYEAYAPDAQALRESTEIQEFTWTGNLGPYQYEDRVAGAAGSFTTTRNDEYYMREHTEGSNVKDMDEAFVDAPYFERYQFNNVPEDSSRVEQLRNGEGDEMLLPTDNIAEFQQAVESVRVEKQRVPWISFLFFNQRSNGSILSRERDGREAMALVIDKQTISNDIQQGYTEPAVTFQPTWSNWYNEDAVNVYGVDIGTEEVEEARELLRQNDNFELDEV; this comes from the coding sequence ATGCCACGACGGGCCTTTCGACCGTTGAAGCGACGTGCTCTATTAAAAACCTCCGGTGCAGCTGGCATTGCTGCGTTAGCTGGCTGCACCGGCGGCGGCGACGGGAGCGATGGATCGGACGGCGGTGATGGCGGTGATCCGAGCGAGGAACTTCCGGACGTCGAGCTGTACGATGCAGACGGAAACCGGATCGAGCCGCTACTGATTTATGACGCCGGGAGTTCCAACGCGGAGGACATCGCCGCCGAGATGAAACGGAATCTCGAATCGATCGGCGTCAACCTCCAGACGGAGGCTCGGCCGGAGGTGCTCGGCCAGGACTTCAACTCCGAGCCGTTACCGGACGCGAATCCGGAGGAGTTCGAGTGGGGGCCTGTGGGCTACAATGCCGGACCGCCGGACAAGACCCGGACCGTTTACCCCTGGGACCTCCTCATTGGAATTCGAGCCAACTCGTATCCGCGAACCCCCGGCGACACCGACACGTTCTGGCAGAAAGATTCGGCTGTCAACGCCTACGGTTACGTTCCCGAGGCCGATCTGAATTCGATGTACGAGGAGTTCCGTAACTCCACCGATCAGGAGGAACGTCAGGATCTCATCGATCAGATCATGGGGACGCTAACCGAGGAGTTGCCGGCGAACTTCATGTCCCAGAGTCTCGACTTTTATGGCTTCCAGAACGACATCAATACGACGGACGATTTCAACGCCTACGGTGCGGAGCTGTCCCAGATCGAACGGTACCGTAACGATCAGACGGTCGGCGGCGACTACATCCAGCTGGAGGGAACGCCGTTATCGACTCTCCTCCCGACGGAAATTTCCGATGACAACTCCGCGATGCGGGTCGCGCTCATGTCCGACGGTGCCTACGCCATTCGAAAGGATGACGAGGTCATCCCGCTTCACATCGGCATCGAGGACTCCGGCGATTCGACGGTCTGGGTTTGTACGGTTCGGGACAACCTGCAATTCGGCCAGTCCGCGGACGGAACCGACTACGGTCAGATGACGGCCGAAGACTGGGTGTTCCAGCTTGAGAACCTTCACGCCGTCGGGTACGACAGCCCTGAAAACGTCGAACTCTGGGACGGTTCGAGCCCGCCGAGCGAGAGCATCAGTTCGTATAGCGCGGTCGAGAACGTCGAACAGACCGGTGAACTGGAGTTCCAGCTGGAACTACCGGAAGCAGATCCGCTATTCCCGCTCCGACCGGTCATCTGGGGCGAAATGGTCCTCCCGAAGGCGTTGTACGAAGCGTACGCTCCGGACGCGCAGGCACTTCGGGAATCGACCGAGATTCAGGAGTTTACCTGGACCGGCAACCTCGGCCCGTACCAGTACGAGGACCGCGTCGCCGGCGCCGCAGGGTCGTTCACGACCACTCGAAACGACGAGTACTACATGCGCGAACACACGGAGGGAAGCAACGTCAAGGATATGGACGAGGCCTTCGTGGACGCGCCGTACTTCGAGCGGTACCAGTTCAACAACGTTCCCGAGGATTCCTCGCGCGTCGAGCAGTTGCGAAACGGGGAAGGAGACGAGATGCTTCTACCGACCGACAACATCGCGGAGTTCCAGCAGGCAGTCGAATCGGTCCGCGTCGAGAAACAGCGCGTACCGTGGATCAGCTTCCTGTTCTTCAATCAGCGATCCAACGGGAGCATCCTCTCACGGGAACGCGACGGACGCGAGGCGATGGCGCTGGTCATCGACAAGCAGACGATTTCGAACGATATCCAGCAAGGTTACACCGAACCCGCCGTCACGTTCCAGCCGACCTGGTCGAACTGGTACAACGAGGACGCGGTGAACGTCTACGGAGTCGATATCGGCACGGAAGAAGTCGAGGAGGCGCGCGAGCTGCTCCGGCAGAACGACAACTTCGAACTCGACGAAGTCTGA
- a CDS encoding ABC transporter permease has protein sequence MKWYILRRLVWAGFATAIILTVTFVLMDQTPKTRIMEAQMRAAMAGENLTTAVQAERQQMGLDMPFHERYLQFMTNVFEGDWGWSIEYQKPVIDVMKRAIPYSLMYGFPAIILSTILGTIIGLYSAVNQYTKKDYTATFFAFFGLSIPNFWFGIIMLLVFSSWLGWVPYEFNGKLALAADGSFTWLETTDASHLAFVGDNFEGERYVGILSPANLKQLLLPTFVIMTTSIATVMRYARAEALEYVDADFVKTAKAKGVSARRITAKHIFRPASIPLMTIFVGRILGIVLFGSYLVEVVFGIPGIGLASYEAIVRQDTSLVAITILIPTFLAIVGNLVEDIMYAVLDPRIDYGDR, from the coding sequence ATGAAGTGGTATATCTTACGTCGATTGGTGTGGGCGGGGTTCGCAACGGCGATTATTCTCACCGTCACGTTCGTTCTGATGGATCAGACGCCGAAAACGCGCATCATGGAGGCGCAGATGCGGGCGGCGATGGCCGGTGAAAACCTCACCACGGCGGTACAGGCCGAGCGCCAGCAAATGGGGCTCGACATGCCGTTTCACGAACGGTACCTGCAGTTCATGACGAACGTCTTCGAGGGTGACTGGGGCTGGTCGATCGAATACCAGAAGCCGGTGATCGACGTCATGAAGCGTGCGATCCCGTACTCGCTGATGTACGGGTTCCCGGCGATCATACTCTCGACGATTCTCGGGACGATCATCGGCCTCTACTCGGCGGTCAACCAGTACACGAAGAAGGACTATACCGCCACGTTCTTCGCCTTCTTCGGGCTCAGCATTCCGAACTTCTGGTTCGGGATCATCATGCTCCTCGTGTTCTCGTCCTGGCTCGGGTGGGTGCCCTACGAGTTCAACGGAAAACTGGCACTCGCGGCGGACGGGAGTTTCACCTGGCTCGAGACGACAGACGCGAGTCACCTCGCGTTCGTCGGAGATAACTTCGAGGGCGAGCGATACGTGGGTATTCTGAGTCCTGCGAACCTGAAGCAATTGCTCCTGCCGACGTTCGTCATCATGACGACCTCGATTGCGACGGTGATGCGATACGCACGCGCCGAAGCGCTGGAGTACGTCGACGCAGACTTCGTCAAGACTGCGAAAGCCAAGGGCGTGAGTGCGCGTCGGATCACCGCGAAGCACATCTTCCGCCCGGCGTCGATCCCGCTGATGACGATCTTCGTCGGTCGGATCCTCGGTATCGTCCTCTTTGGGTCGTACCTCGTCGAGGTTGTCTTCGGCATCCCGGGGATCGGACTCGCCTCGTACGAGGCGATCGTCCGCCAGGACACGAGCCTGGTGGCGATCACCATTCTCATTCCGACGTTTCTGGCGATCGTCGGCAACCTCGTCGAGGACATCATGTACGCGGTACTGGATCCGCGCATCGACTACGGTGATCGATAA
- a CDS encoding ABC transporter ATP-binding protein gives MSTEYGDRDGVQGATGATAAADSLLSVTDLHTYFETDAGEVKAVDGVSFSVDRGETVAIVGESGSGKTVTSESITRLFKSPPGFIPQGSVRVNGREVTEMSESELRKLRGGEVSHIFQNPQGALNPVYSIGWQIREAITLHQDLSEEEATERAVELLTQVGIPEASSRLDDYPHEFSGGMKQRVIIAIALACEPDLLIADEPTTALDVTIQAQILKLLNRLQDELDMGVLFITHDLGVVAEVADRVVVMYAGKVMERGSVYEIFENPSHPYTRALLECLPGKGNLGGIPGELPDPLDPPEGCRFADRCPYAIDECTYGEQPPEHSVQGSADHEVSCVHFRSDMDPNTVLEADRDLTASPGGEPR, from the coding sequence ATGAGCACGGAATACGGCGACCGAGACGGTGTACAGGGCGCGACGGGAGCGACGGCGGCGGCCGATTCGCTCCTCTCGGTGACCGACCTTCACACGTACTTCGAGACGGATGCCGGCGAGGTGAAGGCCGTCGACGGCGTCTCCTTTAGCGTCGACCGCGGCGAAACCGTCGCCATCGTCGGCGAGAGCGGGTCCGGTAAGACCGTCACGAGCGAGTCGATCACGCGGCTCTTCAAGAGTCCGCCGGGCTTCATTCCGCAGGGTTCGGTCAGGGTCAACGGACGCGAGGTGACCGAGATGAGCGAATCCGAACTTCGGAAGCTGCGCGGCGGCGAGGTCAGCCACATCTTCCAGAACCCGCAGGGCGCGCTCAACCCGGTCTACTCGATCGGCTGGCAGATCCGCGAGGCGATCACGCTCCACCAGGACCTCTCCGAGGAGGAAGCCACCGAACGAGCCGTCGAATTGCTGACCCAGGTCGGGATTCCGGAGGCCAGTTCCCGGCTCGACGACTACCCGCACGAGTTCTCCGGCGGGATGAAACAGCGGGTGATCATCGCGATCGCGCTGGCTTGCGAGCCGGACCTCCTGATCGCGGACGAGCCGACGACGGCGCTGGACGTGACGATCCAGGCCCAGATCCTGAAGCTACTCAACCGGCTCCAGGACGAACTCGACATGGGCGTCCTGTTTATCACCCACGACCTGGGCGTCGTCGCGGAGGTCGCCGATCGCGTCGTCGTCATGTACGCCGGCAAGGTGATGGAGCGCGGATCGGTGTACGAGATCTTCGAGAACCCGTCGCACCCGTACACGCGAGCCCTGCTCGAGTGCCTGCCCGGGAAGGGGAATCTCGGCGGGATTCCTGGCGAACTGCCCGATCCGCTCGATCCGCCGGAGGGCTGTCGGTTCGCGGATCGGTGTCCGTACGCCATCGACGAGTGCACCTACGGCGAGCAGCCGCCGGAGCACTCGGTGCAGGGTTCGGCCGATCACGAGGTCTCCTGCGTCCACTTCCGATCGGACATGGATCCGAACACGGTCCTCGAAGCCGATCGCGATCTGACCGCTTCGCCCGGGGGTGAGCCTCGATGA
- a CDS encoding ABC transporter ATP-binding protein, whose amino-acid sequence MSRSTDPLLEVRDLKKHYPITQGFMDTEVGRARAVDGISFEIQRGETFGIVGESGCGKSTAATSMIRLEEPTSGQVIFDGEDITEYSAEELRRFRREVQMIFQDPDSSFDPRMSVGESVAEPLTVQGMTDKSRRREIVADLLERVGLSASDMERYPHEFSGGQKQRIGLARALSVNPQFIVADEPVSALDVSVQSEILRLLDEFQRNFGLTMLVISHNLGVVREICDRVAVMYLGEFVEVAPTEELFTNPQHPYSQALLSSIPTPDPRERGMGQELKGDVPDPSAPPAGCRFHTRCPKVIPPDGINLPQAEWRNLLHFRKQVEGPGLDLESIVKIHAIEADTVDDATEVSPSDFDLETLNRWIRTEFDLPTQLSDTTAETILAHAIESIVDDEPDAAESILAENFTTPCETQRPALESKGPGRESACLLENPTEPIQSGIGSQPSPGSSD is encoded by the coding sequence ATGAGTCGATCGACCGATCCGCTCCTCGAGGTGCGCGACCTGAAGAAACACTACCCGATCACCCAGGGATTCATGGACACGGAGGTCGGTCGGGCCCGCGCGGTCGACGGAATCAGCTTCGAGATCCAGCGCGGCGAGACCTTCGGGATCGTCGGCGAGTCCGGCTGCGGCAAGTCGACGGCGGCGACGTCGATGATCCGCCTCGAGGAGCCGACGAGCGGCCAGGTCATCTTCGACGGCGAGGACATCACCGAGTACTCCGCCGAGGAGCTCCGGCGCTTCCGCCGAGAGGTCCAGATGATCTTCCAGGATCCCGATTCGAGTTTCGATCCCCGGATGAGCGTCGGCGAGTCCGTCGCCGAACCCCTGACGGTTCAGGGGATGACCGACAAATCCCGTCGCCGGGAGATCGTCGCCGACCTGCTGGAGCGCGTCGGCCTCTCGGCGTCGGACATGGAGCGCTATCCCCACGAGTTCTCCGGCGGGCAGAAACAGCGCATCGGCCTGGCGCGAGCGCTGTCGGTCAACCCGCAGTTCATCGTCGCCGACGAACCCGTCTCGGCGCTCGACGTCTCCGTTCAGTCGGAGATCCTCCGGCTGCTCGACGAGTTCCAGCGAAACTTCGGCCTGACGATGCTGGTCATCAGCCACAATCTCGGCGTCGTGCGCGAGATCTGCGACCGGGTCGCCGTGATGTATCTGGGCGAGTTCGTCGAGGTGGCGCCGACGGAGGAGCTGTTCACGAATCCCCAGCACCCCTACAGCCAGGCGTTACTGTCCTCGATTCCGACGCCCGACCCGCGCGAACGCGGGATGGGCCAGGAGCTGAAAGGCGACGTGCCGGACCCGTCCGCGCCGCCGGCCGGCTGTCGGTTCCACACCCGCTGTCCGAAGGTGATCCCCCCGGACGGGATCAACCTCCCGCAGGCGGAGTGGCGGAACCTGCTTCACTTCCGCAAGCAGGTCGAAGGCCCCGGGCTCGACCTCGAAAGTATCGTCAAGATCCACGCGATCGAGGCCGACACGGTCGACGACGCGACGGAGGTATCGCCGTCGGACTTCGATCTCGAAACGCTGAATCGCTGGATTCGCACCGAGTTCGACCTCCCGACGCAGCTATCGGATACCACCGCCGAGACGATCCTCGCGCACGCGATCGAGTCGATCGTCGACGACGAGCCGGACGCGGCCGAGAGCATTCTCGCGGAGAACTTCACGACGCCGTGTGAGACCCAGCGGCCGGCCCTCGAATCCAAGGGTCCGGGCCGCGAGTCGGCGTGTCTGCTCGAAAACCCGACGGAGCCGATCCAGTCGGGAATCGGCAGCCAGCCGTCACCGGGGTCGTCGGACTAA
- a CDS encoding PKD domain-containing protein, giving the protein MDRRDLLSSLGVLGTGVAVGASGRKLHDSNTQEESKYVSNFQDVVNAVVPVWNSEAKRQWLRIPQGESVGKHLISNGNLSYFGATYESNADARDGDPVWRHKFALTGNWYSIDEGVAVDEEPTEWSCEPTLQPVANREFNMGHREGAKSIMKVTPNSSSSLSLSPLYGQNTLGIIGPENFTSFLDTSLEKAEMAESKLAEEIVNSGVNPENIDVETALANYGGEVASERGEALSTTNFGDVISLGLGVAALSTTTSAFTMAGLAYVAGTIILDYISSPPPNRFDPSEVSFSFRPTEKGPGQAHFLVFDVLVEPNTGGSVTVQSTFEFGDGYGLVDSYFWGIDIEPLPDPTLIEQSCVNSDTLSKNGASIPDTSGYRNDWTCNYEDEDPITTVLQSHMAVEGSSGPHPEIIEPRPDDKFIVGEPIKLRTDESENVIDSRWFIQHSDDGWCRVSRFSRTLESHTPSTGGYMTVALVQRNAAGVSGVDTVEIWVDEYPKLTSLDLDYTVPVGETTTISAAVEAESDVTFAWDVGPVDSSASDHRASDGTKRNVDENDGGVEEYEDEYSYVPTVTGKHQVSLQATDVDNNTVQAKDYFTVTSQPEGPEIIEFEIGCYTVPVDESVTIAATVESVTEPDWSIDVSLSDTVDSSARSSETKFVGDGIYEKEWQYTPSEAGKYDVELAVEDGNGNTDSVSDFFEAKDTLYKPNIKELNITPYDPDVGESVDISAAVESGSEVNFFWDVGPSDTIESKAVNPTSTESCTDTYQDEQEYVPSQPGKYDVTLTVTNQLNQQDEAYDFFNANEDDDGGGDQPEPPEVSISGPDSLLPGDTATYTADVAAGSDLSFNWDGDVSGSGSSITTSWDDQGDKYIEVAAENDVGEDLATKTVDVSWN; this is encoded by the coding sequence ATGGACCGACGTGACTTGCTCAGTTCGCTCGGTGTCCTTGGAACGGGCGTGGCAGTCGGAGCCAGTGGACGGAAATTACACGACTCTAATACTCAAGAGGAATCGAAATATGTGAGCAACTTCCAGGATGTGGTTAATGCGGTGGTTCCGGTCTGGAATTCAGAAGCCAAGCGACAGTGGTTGCGAATCCCACAAGGTGAAAGTGTCGGCAAACACCTAATTAGTAATGGAAACCTTTCATATTTTGGTGCTACATACGAATCAAACGCTGATGCGAGGGATGGGGACCCTGTATGGCGCCACAAATTTGCACTCACTGGAAACTGGTATTCTATAGACGAAGGGGTCGCTGTTGACGAAGAACCGACCGAGTGGTCTTGTGAACCTACGCTCCAGCCGGTGGCTAATCGGGAATTCAACATGGGTCATCGAGAAGGTGCAAAGTCGATTATGAAGGTAACTCCTAACAGCAGCAGTTCACTATCATTGTCGCCGTTATATGGCCAGAATACACTCGGGATAATCGGTCCTGAAAATTTCACCTCTTTTCTTGACACTTCATTAGAAAAGGCAGAAATGGCCGAGAGCAAGCTCGCGGAAGAAATTGTAAATTCGGGGGTGAACCCGGAGAATATTGACGTCGAAACCGCACTGGCAAATTATGGCGGCGAAGTCGCCAGTGAGCGAGGAGAAGCCCTCTCGACGACTAACTTCGGGGATGTGATCTCGCTGGGACTCGGCGTTGCCGCCCTCTCGACGACGACCTCGGCATTTACGATGGCTGGCTTGGCATATGTGGCTGGAACGATAATTCTTGATTATATCAGTAGCCCGCCACCAAACCGGTTTGATCCGTCCGAGGTATCCTTTTCCTTTAGACCTACCGAAAAAGGTCCTGGCCAGGCGCATTTCCTGGTCTTTGATGTCCTTGTGGAACCGAATACCGGCGGATCGGTTACTGTGCAGTCGACGTTCGAATTTGGAGACGGATATGGACTCGTCGATTCGTACTTTTGGGGAATCGATATTGAGCCTCTTCCGGATCCGACCCTTATTGAACAGTCATGCGTAAATTCGGACACGTTGTCGAAAAACGGCGCATCAATACCTGATACATCTGGTTATCGCAACGACTGGACTTGTAATTATGAGGATGAGGACCCTATTACTACGGTCTTGCAGAGTCATATGGCGGTTGAGGGCAGTAGCGGACCCCATCCCGAGATTATAGAACCGAGGCCAGATGACAAATTTATAGTTGGCGAGCCAATAAAATTACGGACGGACGAAAGTGAAAACGTTATCGATTCGCGTTGGTTCATTCAACACAGCGACGATGGTTGGTGCCGGGTCAGCCGGTTTTCTCGGACACTAGAATCTCACACGCCGTCGACGGGAGGTTACATGACCGTTGCCCTTGTGCAACGTAACGCGGCGGGGGTGAGCGGAGTCGACACCGTAGAAATATGGGTCGATGAATACCCAAAACTGACGAGCTTAGACCTTGATTATACTGTTCCGGTAGGCGAGACGACGACGATCTCGGCGGCTGTCGAAGCGGAATCCGACGTAACCTTCGCTTGGGATGTCGGTCCGGTGGACAGCAGCGCATCTGATCACCGAGCTTCCGATGGTACAAAGCGTAATGTTGACGAAAATGATGGGGGTGTCGAAGAATATGAAGATGAATATTCGTACGTACCAACCGTTACTGGAAAACATCAGGTATCCTTGCAAGCAACGGACGTAGACAACAATACGGTACAGGCAAAGGATTACTTTACTGTAACGTCCCAGCCGGAGGGGCCGGAAATAATCGAATTCGAAATCGGTTGTTACACGGTTCCAGTTGATGAGTCGGTCACGATCGCTGCGACGGTGGAGTCGGTGACCGAACCCGACTGGTCCATTGATGTGAGCCTGTCGGATACCGTGGACTCGTCGGCACGAAGTTCGGAAACAAAATTTGTTGGGGACGGTATTTACGAAAAGGAATGGCAGTACACTCCCTCTGAAGCTGGAAAATATGACGTCGAACTAGCTGTTGAGGATGGCAACGGTAATACCGATAGCGTATCCGACTTCTTTGAAGCCAAGGATACTCTTTATAAACCCAATATTAAAGAGTTGAATATTACGCCATATGACCCCGATGTTGGGGAATCAGTTGATATTTCGGCTGCTGTTGAATCTGGATCGGAGGTGAACTTTTTCTGGGATGTGGGTCCATCGGATACGATTGAGAGTAAGGCAGTGAATCCTACGAGCACCGAATCTTGCACCGATACGTACCAAGATGAGCAGGAATACGTTCCCTCGCAGCCCGGGAAATATGATGTCACTCTCACTGTTACAAACCAATTGAACCAACAGGATGAAGCGTATGACTTCTTTAATGCGAATGAGGATGATGACGGCGGCGGGGATCAACCAGAACCGCCAGAAGTTTCTATTTCTGGGCCAGATTCCCTCCTTCCCGGTGATACTGCTACATATACTGCAGATGTAGCGGCTGGATCAGATCTTTCGTTCAATTGGGATGGTGACGTCAGCGGAAGTGGATCTTCGATCACAACCAGCTGGGATGACCAAGGTGATAAATATATAGAAGTAGCCGCCGAGAACGATGTGGGTGAAGATCTCGCCACGAAAACAGTAGATGTAAGTTGGAATTGA
- a CDS encoding DUF7344 domain-containing protein — protein sequence MLPDRPQTEFLSKGEVFEVLRNQRRRYVLQYLKQDDRPVELGDLAQQVAAWEYETTLEDVTPEQRKRVYTTLQQTHLPKMDEAEILSFDSDAGVIESTDQTGNVSVYLEIVPGHEFAWRELYLSLGAVSCALVAVIWGNVYPFTTIPTIAWTALIAVTFTVTAGAHIYHERNMRLGYGSKPPELAYGSDD from the coding sequence ATGCTACCGGACCGTCCGCAAACGGAGTTCCTGTCGAAAGGTGAGGTGTTCGAAGTCCTCCGAAACCAGCGTCGCCGGTACGTCCTGCAGTACCTGAAACAGGACGATCGACCGGTCGAGCTCGGTGATCTCGCCCAGCAGGTCGCCGCCTGGGAGTACGAAACGACCCTCGAGGATGTGACGCCCGAACAGCGAAAGCGCGTCTACACGACCTTACAGCAGACTCACCTCCCGAAGATGGACGAGGCGGAGATCCTCTCGTTCGACTCGGACGCTGGAGTCATCGAATCGACCGACCAGACGGGGAACGTGAGCGTCTACCTCGAAATCGTCCCCGGTCACGAGTTCGCCTGGCGCGAACTCTACCTCTCGCTGGGCGCCGTGAGCTGTGCACTCGTCGCCGTGATCTGGGGGAACGTCTACCCGTTCACGACGATCCCGACGATCGCCTGGACCGCGCTCATCGCGGTGACGTTTACGGTGACCGCCGGCGCGCACATCTACCACGAACGGAACATGCGCCTCGGGTACGGAAGCAAGCCGCCGGAACTCGCCTACGGCAGCGACGACTGA
- a CDS encoding HAH_0734 family protein has protein sequence MKKVIIRGDPGIRKDAVIEVDGEEYVCFAINRNGEWHGPDRVQLWCTVGSESEREAFERRQYIPHFLSVEHVDAEEVTVLEASAA, from the coding sequence ATGAAGAAGGTGATCATTCGCGGCGACCCGGGCATCCGCAAGGACGCCGTGATCGAGGTCGACGGCGAGGAGTACGTCTGCTTCGCCATCAACCGAAACGGCGAGTGGCACGGGCCGGATCGGGTCCAGCTCTGGTGTACCGTCGGATCCGAATCCGAACGGGAGGCGTTCGAACGACGCCAGTACATCCCGCACTTCCTCTCGGTCGAGCACGTCGATGCCGAGGAGGTCACCGTCCTCGAAGCCAGCGCGGCCTGA
- a CDS encoding ABC transporter permease → MSEPTDSPAVDDGLEEPRETFESVDWDQIDLANSGRSPGQYLWMGFLAIWLFGVLFDIYSQFVSAAAEPAELPVIGTVAPEDWLWVLTLACLVYYGVRPLYQSPRMTMHYWKQFRKNKAAVISGLFLSVILVVGGIGARVLPFPERNPGFEELPPFWMSIEKYHVGNNCPGGTTMEAGVEICHGSMQYPLGTTGSGEDILLLIVHGMEVSMMVGLAATLLSVVVATVVGLSAAYFGGLVDEVLMRYVDLQMTFPSFFLFLLLAYTIGGSLFILIMIFGLFGWGATARIIRAEALQRKAEPYMQAAKSAGATSKWSIRRHLLPNTTNSIITAATLTIPSIILAEAAIAFLALSDPTIPSWGRVIADGRGSLQSSWWISTFPGIFLFFTILAFNFIGDALRDALDPRHGGAES, encoded by the coding sequence ATGAGCGAACCGACTGACTCTCCGGCGGTCGACGACGGTCTCGAGGAGCCGCGAGAGACGTTCGAGTCCGTCGACTGGGACCAGATCGACCTCGCGAACAGCGGCCGATCGCCCGGCCAGTACCTCTGGATGGGCTTTCTCGCGATCTGGCTGTTCGGCGTCCTGTTCGACATCTACTCGCAGTTCGTCTCCGCGGCTGCAGAACCCGCCGAACTCCCGGTTATCGGAACCGTCGCCCCGGAAGACTGGCTCTGGGTCTTGACGCTCGCCTGTCTCGTCTACTACGGCGTCAGACCGCTGTATCAGAGCCCCCGGATGACGATGCACTACTGGAAACAGTTCCGGAAGAACAAGGCCGCCGTCATCAGCGGGTTGTTCCTTTCAGTGATCCTGGTCGTCGGGGGGATCGGTGCGCGGGTCTTGCCGTTCCCAGAGCGGAACCCGGGCTTCGAGGAGTTGCCGCCGTTCTGGATGTCGATCGAGAAGTATCACGTCGGGAATAACTGTCCCGGCGGCACCACGATGGAGGCCGGTGTTGAGATCTGCCACGGTAGCATGCAGTACCCGCTCGGGACGACTGGATCGGGCGAGGACATCCTGCTGCTGATCGTTCACGGGATGGAAGTGAGCATGATGGTCGGCCTGGCCGCGACGTTACTCAGCGTCGTCGTCGCGACGGTCGTGGGACTGTCTGCCGCCTACTTCGGCGGGCTCGTCGACGAGGTTCTGATGCGCTACGTCGATCTCCAGATGACATTCCCGTCGTTCTTCCTCTTCCTGTTGCTGGCCTACACGATCGGTGGAAGCCTCTTCATCCTGATCATGATCTTCGGCCTGTTCGGCTGGGGTGCAACGGCGCGAATCATCAGGGCGGAGGCGTTACAACGCAAAGCAGAGCCCTACATGCAGGCCGCAAAGAGCGCCGGGGCGACGAGTAAGTGGTCGATCCGACGCCACCTCCTGCCGAACACGACTAACAGCATCATCACGGCCGCGACGCTGACGATCCCGAGCATCATCCTCGCGGAGGCGGCGATCGCGTTCCTGGCCCTCTCGGATCCGACGATCCCTTCGTGGGGTCGCGTGATCGCGGACGGGCGGGGATCCCTGCAAAGTTCGTGGTGGATCTCGACGTTCCCGGGTATCTTCCTGTTCTTTACGATCCTGGCGTTCAACTTCATCGGCGACGCGCTGCGCGACGCGCTCGACCCGCGACACGGAGGTGCCGAGTCATGA